The genomic stretch ATTAAATTAAAATCTTAGCTCGAGCTTTCGAGATTATTGATCATCCAATCAAAATCTTAGACTCTGTTTCGTCGGTTTGTAAAGTTATATTTATTAGCTTAAAATTTTGAGATTAATGTTCATTTCATCTAAATCTTTATCATCAAACCATAGCAGTATCTAAtcctatatttttatttttattttctagatTTGTTCTCACTATTAATTTTCTACAGACTTACTGTGGACACACTACAGGAGATCTTTTAGCAGAAACTACTAAAATGAATTACAAGTTCTGTGATATTTTTGTTAAGCTACCTATTAAAAGCAGTGGAAGCTGTCATCATTTGAAGTTTGTATCTCCTTTTTTTCATTTACCTAATACAATTGTGCAAGAATCAATCAAACCTCATTATATGAACAGCAACATGAAAGAGAAAACAAAATTGTTAATGCTTCCAAATACTCATTACTCCCAACTGAGTTCCTTCATCATCACACCTTACAGTTTTGAATACTAAACTTGCCCATCGCTTgcttctctctttcctttttcttttcccttaaGCATGTAACAAGTGGAGATTATCCTCCAAGAATGGACTTCCTTGCATGTATGTAGTCTATAGAAATCATGTGAAGGAGAAGGATTTGTTCAAAGCAACCAAGGCATTCTATTCCAACAATCTCAGCTCGGCCACTTTGTTCTTGCTCGGACTATGTCATTCCAAATATATATATCTGGACAGCATAAGGTGCGGTCACACTGCGTGTTCCCTTGGCTTCTATTGCTTACCACCAAGACCATGATGGACTCTGCGTTTTCtacttgcttcttcttcttcttctctttctacaTCTTCACCTTAGCAGCTAATGCCAATCAAGCTGACGTTCTTCTGCGTATGATGAGGTCAAAATGGCCGCCTGCAGCGCAACAAGATAGCCTGTTTCGTCTCAGCAATTCTAGCAAGGAATTGCCTGCAGTATATGTTGCTCCACAGCATGGTTTGAAGGATCTCGACAAGATCGACAGGCTGCCAGGGCAGCCTGAAGGCCAGAGTATCAACCAGTATGCTGGTTATGTGACGGTCGATCACCACAACGGGAGAGCACTCTTTTACTACTTCGTTGAGTCCCCAGAAGACCAAGCCAAGAAACCACTTGTGTTGTGGCTTAATGGAGGTGATCGGCATCACTACCATGCTCTTCGGTGTTTTCCTCGGTCGATTGATATTTTGAGATGTGCAGGCCCTGGATGCTCTTCTTTAGGTTACGGAGCCATGGAAGAGCTTGGACCTTTCAGAGTCAACAGTGATGGCAAAACCCTGCGTGAAAACGACCACTCATGGATCGATGGTATGTTCATAGAGATCATTCTTCTAATTATGTGTGTTCTTGAGGTGATGATGATGCTTCACTAATATGAATTGGTGGTGATACAACTGCAGTGGCAAACATCATCTTCTTGGAGTCTCCTGCTGGTGTTGGATTCTCGTACTCGAACACCACTTCAGATTACCGCTCCAATGGAGACAGAAGAACAGCAGAGGACTCCTATACCTTCCTGGTCAACTGGTTGGAGAGGTTTCAGGAGTACAAGAGCCATGATTTCTTCATCACCGGAGAGAGCTACGGCGGCCACTACGTTCCTCAGCTCGCCAGTCTCATCCTCCGGAACAACATGAAGATGAACCAGTCAACCATCAACCTGAAAGGGATAGCTGTAAGGTCACACCATCAACGAAtctattacttcatcaaattcttATCCCGCATCTCTCCTGATAGATTGGCAACGCGTACATCGACCGAAACATAAACGAAATTGAGATGTACGAGTTCCTGTGGGCTCACGCCATGTTCTCCGACGACACCCACAAGCTGATCCAAAAGCAATGCAATGGCTCAGACACCTTCTCCCTCGAGTGTCAAGACGCCATGTTTCAGGCTCGTAGGGAGACTGGGGAAATCAATCTGTACAATGTTTATGCTCCTCGTTGCTCTGCATGGGCTCGTGAAGTGATTCATTCTGAACAATGTTTTACGTGACAAGTGATTCATCCATCCATAACATTCTAACCAACAAAAATTGACACAGAATGAAGAATATGATCCTTGTGATGACGACTACGTGCGCTCATACCTCAACGATGAGAAGGTGCAAAAGGCCCTTCATGCAGTTCCAACTGGATGGGGACACTGCAGGTATTCAGAACccactcttcttctttcttgagtGATAACATCCACTGGACTTGGCTGAGCAATAGCTTGTCATTCGTATTCTTTCAGTTCCATGGTTTGGACTGATACTACTGTGAGCATGCTAGCTATGATCAAGAAGCTCTCGACCAGAGGCTTAAGAGTGTGGTTATACAGGCATGTATTGATTTCTCTGCCATCAAGCATGTATGTCGATAGCGCTTGAGAAATGAACAGAGGACTTAATGTACTTGTGCCTGCAGCGGTGACATTGATGCGGTAGTTCCAGTGACATCAACAAAGGCCTCATTGAACATGCTTGATCTTCCCATCCGCAGAGCATGGCTGCCATGGTACATTGATCATGAGGTATGAAAACAAGGTTTCCTCATGATATAGTAGCGTATGATTATGACAGTATATACCGATGATGACAGGTGGGAGGATATGTTGTAGAATACAAAGGGATAACTTTTGTGACAGTAAGAGGAGCAGGACATGAGGTCCCAAGCTACCAACCAGAGAGCTCTTTGGCAATGATCACTGCGTTCCTTCAAGGAACCTCCCTTCCTCCAAAGAAGGGCAAAAGAATGTTCTGATTGACATTCTTAATATGCACACATGTTTCTACAGCTTCAAAAACACATCAGGATTTGCCTCAGCTGGAGGAGACTGCTAATAAATATCTGCAGGAATCTTTTAGACAGCTACTCTTATTGATTAGGCCAAGCTATCAAGAATGACTCAGCCATATGTTAATCAAATCCCTACAAGAGTTTTAGTTCCACAAGTGGTTTATTCATGCACTTCTTAATGACAAAAATTTTCATTGGCCATATATATGATCCTTTATCAATCAAATTAGTCCAAAAAAGATATAGAGTCTAGAGGACACAAATGGATCAATTCTAAAATCTTGATATCAAGGTAACTTGCCatttaagctcctagactttctaACCCTAGGTGCCTGTGGTACTCCAGAGCTTTTTAATGTCATGATACTGGCCTTCCTATGTTAATAATGGAGGCCGAGTCCAGAGAGAAGCAAGTCTTTCCCGATTTTGGAGAATAATACAGACACCCATTCTTACCATTCACATATCTGTAAGAAGAATCTACAAAAATGAGCAACAACTTTGTCATCAGCAGGACAGAACAGTATGAGAATCCTTATTTGTCattaaagaaattattcaaattattaggCTAAATAGACGCTGTTAGCTTCAGActaatgaataaatatttttctcaTGGTTCCAGAAATTAGAAATCATCTTTCACATAAGTCAAGCAGTTCATTTCTAATTATTTGACATAATGAGACACTCAAGATGTCCAAGTAATCTAGTTTACTTCTAATGACCagtcaaaattcatgaattgaaTTTGACACAGCTTTTTGAAGAAAAGGACCATAAGAAATGCTAGTTCTCACAATCATATATTTTACTTTACCAGCAGCTACATTCTAACTCATGGAGAACTGTCTACTTGTTATCAGTCACTACAACTATGACAACGTAGTGAAGCCTCTTTTCAGCTCACCTGTTGTTGGTTCCCGTGGAAAGAATAAGTGCCATAAGCAGCATACATGCTTGGGTCTGGCACTGGTGCGGCGTACATGTATCCATTATAAAATGGCCCTCCATAATACATGCCATTCCACTGGTTACTGGAGTCGGATCGAAACTGTCAACAAAGCAGACAAGTCGTAAGAGAAAAATAGGCAAATACTTGCTAGAGAGCACAGATAGCTTGCCCTTCTATATTCAGTATAGCAGAATACTTTTGGATGTCTGTTCATACATGTAAAAGATTTGGGAGGAAGCTTGATAACAAAGAAAGACTATCAATAGGATCACACCAACCATTTATTTAAAAGTAAATTAACCCAATATGCTGAGAAATTTCAAAAAGAAACTAGTTGCAAGACAAGCTATGATGGTACTAGATCGTCTGTATCATATATTCCAGTCGAGACCATCTGAAGAACTCTTTGAACCTCTACAGTTGAACTGGTATCAATGGCTACTTTGAAAACAAATCAAGAGGGTATTGATGATCCAGTAGCACAAAAGTACAATTACCATGATCTCATGATGTTAGAGTTTCCACCTTCCAGCCATTAAATTTACCCAATATCACATTCTAAAGAGTCACACCTGTTTGTTTGCAGGATTGCGTCCCCAAGAGAGACGGACAGTCTGCTTTCCAATAACTGTTCCGTTTAACCGCTGCAATGCTTCTTCGGCATTGTTTCTACCAAAACatacaaaaaaaatataacattaGTGATAGCTATGACATTTGTTACTCCTGTCACATTCTCTGAAACTAAAGATAAAGAGTTATACCTTTGGACAAATTGCACAAAACCACATTGTTTCCCAACTGGTATTTTCACAGAGGCAATCTCACCATACTGAGAAAATGTCTGATTGAGATCATCCTCATTGACATTAGGATCAAGTCCTCCGACAAATACCTATAGCAGGAGCCAGGTAATAATGGAAAAGCTATGTACATAGAtggtaaaaacttgcatataaagTATCTTTACTTACAGTTGTGTTAGTTAGATCTCCATCTGATTGAGCAGATAAACCATTAGATCCAGAAACCCCTAAGATGGGGAAATAAGTCATGAAAAACTAAAATATACAATGTATTTACATTATAAAATCAAATATTGtcaataaaattttcatcaaaatataagagaaAGAAAGCTCATCTTTCAGCTACCTGTGAAGGGATTTTGAGCCAGTCAGAACAGTTCTGTGATGCTATAGTTGGTTTAGGTTTTAAAGAACAGATAAAATTAGTCtaacaaaaattaaaattgaccCTGTAACTTTAAACTGGTAAGTATGCTTCTGCTTAGTTCTGTCTCCCTCTCTCTATCAGCACGTGAAGATGTGATTGCCCATATGCAATAACTGAGATACTTCTTAAAATTTTAACAGAAAAGATTTTACACTTATGGCTTCGCCTTTGGCTCTGTATTTGATTTGACTCTTTGGTACATCTGTACTTTCAAGATAGAAATACTCTGCATGCAACTTCCTTTGTTGACTAGTATCCAGTTATTATTTCGAGCTGAGGTATTGTCTAGTATAAACCTAGTCATATGGCATATTAattcattaaatataaaaaataattgaacTACTTAAAGACTGAAAGATCTTACATATGCAATGCAATCATCATATATTGGACATCACTCATATAAAGGAATACATGACATAACCGCATATAATAATTGGATATTTGACAAACAAATGATATGCAATGCACCCATATAAAGAATGAATAAAATTGGGAAAGAATACAAACATACCAGATGACTTTCTCGGGGTCGCAGGACCAATGCGCATTGGCCTAGTGGAGCAATATATACCATTCATTTCAGTCATGGCAAGTGTCTTCTCATCCtcattcccaaatcttacaaatccaTAACCCTTTGAACGACCAGTATTTGCATCAATGACAACTTTTGCACCTTTCACAGATGGGTATTTACTAGCAAAAGTTTCTTGCAGTGTAACATCAGTAACATCAGAAGCTAAATCTCCTACAAATATAGAGTAATCAGAAGAAGCATCTGAACGCCTATCACCCGTACTAAATGATGCCCAATTTAACCTAAAAGGTTGATCAGTGTTAGGCATCATATGACCAACAAAGCTCTGAAGTACATTTTTAGCTGCTTCATGTGTATAAAACTCCACAAAACCATATCCCTCTGACTGTCCAGTCTGCTTGTTGCGGATAACTTTAATTGAAATAACCTGTAAATTGTTTCAAGGATTTATGACACAAAGGCAATATGTAATCTTTGATCGATAATTAGCTGGTTATATGAGCATCACTGATTATGGTGGTTTGTACCAAACAAGTAGATGGACATGGAAATACAAATTTACACATTTAAGAATCCAGCAGAAGAGAAAACACACCACATTCCATCCATGTAATTTCAACCAATTCTCGCATCAAAACCTCTTAAAACAAAAGAACAGGAAAATGAAAAGCAACCTGTAATAACATATGATAGAGGCCAAGTCCTTATTGTTGCTAGACAATTTGTAGTCTTGAATGTCATAAATTATTACTTGTTAATCAAACTTACatttattaataattaaaatatgtaCTCGATCAACACTTGACAATGTAACTTCATCTGCTTATAAAGTGtagatgaatattttttaataaataccaTTCTGTATCAAAACAAAATCACCTTATACGGCACATCATTTTTGTCACTAGCACATGCACCTCAAATATGCGCATACACATGTTATGGATATGTTTGAACGTCAATCTGTTCATAACTATACTAATTTGGCTTATCTTTTGACCTTTAGTTAATTTTTCATGTCTTTGAGCATTCCAAGAGTTCTTCAGTCAAAACCGAAGATTCAGACTTCAGTCTTGCATATTTAAATGACCAGAGTACTCTCCTCTTAGAGTTAAGATGGAAACATATCATAGAATTATAAAAAGTAATTACCCTTAAAACTTAATTATTACCTCAGCACCTGGCTAGCACAATAGACATCTTATCTGCCATCACCAGAACAGCTTGACAGATTCTGTACTACAACAGCTTCCTGTAGGCAGTGCTGGAAGAACTAGTTTGTGTAGAAAAATAGGACCGTTGAGGGTGAGCAGCAAAGATGACTCTCATAGTTATGTCAATAATCCCCATGTCAGACCATAAAGTCAAGCATTTATGTGTTATGAATCATCGTGGATGCTGaagcttagtatatgccttatgTAGGTTTGGTAGTCTGTTTTGACAAAGCTCAGCAACTAAAGTTCAACTTTGTTTTTTTTTAGACAATCTTATCTTACTCTAGGACTGTCATGACAAGAAAGCAACAAGCATACAAATTTTGACCATCTTGCCAAAATTAATACTTGAAATGACATTTTGAGTATGCAGTAGAGAAAACAAGATAGACAGGCATAGTAATCAAATAATCTAATTAACAAACCTCAGTCTTAAATATAGAAAATGACTTGAATTTCACTATCTTGTGGACAGTTGACAAGCTGCAGAAAGCTGATGTGTGAAACAATTTCCACCAGAAGACAGGTTGCACTTATAGATATTAGTAAAAGATGCACCTATTCTAGAAAAATCAAAATTGCAAAGACCAACAAAGTAATGTTCGTCATTGCCCACAAAATGCTTAgttcaaaactgcgcttaaatgaaTGTTAAGATAGTTGAGATAGAAAAGGGCTGGCTCAGTGCATAAGGCTCCCATCAATGTTTTAATTATACTCTATAGCTGACCGTAATAGTGAAAGaagtttttgttgatgacaagttGAGAAGAAGAATTGTGTCAACAACTCCAAAGTCTCGAGGCACTTATATAGGAGATGGCAGTGAAAGAGAGTGAAAGAATAATGACCGGTAGGAAGCTTAAATCAACAGACATAAGATGTGGAAAACAAACACATGGGTGATTGGTAAAAATTGGATCAGCCTTGTTGCTTGCAGTAAATCATATGCATGAAGCTACATGCTAATCTTTCCAATAGAGGCTTTGTTCAGCACAACTAAAAGAAAGTTTGTATACAACTCATGCGAAGAGTAAATCCAGATACAATGCACATCAAACTGCAGTAGGCAATGCATGATTCCTATATCTGATTCACACAAATAATCTAAGGGTTGTGTGCAATACAATTGTTAGAGTGAATTAGGTTTATTAAGATATAATATTCACTTCTTATCATGCTCGACCCAATTCCTATCTACAATATTCCTGTCTACAATGAGATGCATGATGGAGTCGCTACACAACCACAAGTTACATAATTGCATCGAATAAAGATAAAATTTCCT from Musa acuminata AAA Group cultivar baxijiao chromosome BXJ1-3, Cavendish_Baxijiao_AAA, whole genome shotgun sequence encodes the following:
- the LOC135617946 gene encoding serine carboxypeptidase 1-like isoform X1; translation: MSFQIYISGQHKVRSHCVFPWLLLLTTKTMMDSAFSTCFFFFFSFYIFTLAANANQADVLLRMMRSKWPPAAQQDSLFRLSNSSKELPAVYVAPQHGLKDLDKIDRLPGQPEGQSINQYAGYVTVDHHNGRALFYYFVESPEDQAKKPLVLWLNGGDRHHYHALRCFPRSIDILRCAGPGCSSLGYGAMEELGPFRVNSDGKTLRENDHSWIDVANIIFLESPAGVGFSYSNTTSDYRSNGDRRTAEDSYTFLVNWLERFQEYKSHDFFITGESYGGHYVPQLASLILRNNMKMNQSTINLKGIAIGNAYIDRNINEIEMYEFLWAHAMFSDDTHKLIQKQCNGSDTFSLECQDAMFQARRETGEINLYNVYAPRCSAWARENEEYDPCDDDYVRSYLNDEKVQKALHAVPTGWGHCSSMVWTDTTVSMLAMIKKLSTRGLRVWLYSGDIDAVVPVTSTKASLNMLDLPIRRAWLPWYIDHEVGGYVVEYKGITFVTVRGAGHEVPSYQPESSLAMITAFLQGTSLPPKKGKRMF
- the LOC135617946 gene encoding serine carboxypeptidase 1-like isoform X2, giving the protein MSFQIYISGQHKVRSHCVFPWLLLLTTKTMMDSAFSTCFFFFFSFYIFTLAANANQADVLLRMMRSKWPPAAQQDSLFRLSNSSKELPAVYVAPQHGLKDLDKIDRLPGQPEGQSINQYAGYVTVDHHNGRALFYYFVESPEDQAKKPLVLWLNGGPGCSSLGYGAMEELGPFRVNSDGKTLRENDHSWIDVANIIFLESPAGVGFSYSNTTSDYRSNGDRRTAEDSYTFLVNWLERFQEYKSHDFFITGESYGGHYVPQLASLILRNNMKMNQSTINLKGIAIGNAYIDRNINEIEMYEFLWAHAMFSDDTHKLIQKQCNGSDTFSLECQDAMFQARRETGEINLYNVYAPRCSAWARENEEYDPCDDDYVRSYLNDEKVQKALHAVPTGWGHCSSMVWTDTTVSMLAMIKKLSTRGLRVWLYSGDIDAVVPVTSTKASLNMLDLPIRRAWLPWYIDHEVGGYVVEYKGITFVTVRGAGHEVPSYQPESSLAMITAFLQGTSLPPKKGKRMF
- the LOC135617954 gene encoding polyadenylate-binding protein RBP47-like, with product MQQAANGIAEPRQQQQQQQWMPAMQYPPQAAMMMTPHQMVAPPIPQYAQHFVPYHHPTQLPQQHNGAGAYSASAVVGGEDNKTIWVGDLHYWMDENYLHNCFGRTGEVISIKVIRNKQTGQSEGYGFVEFYTHEAAKNVLQSFVGHMMPNTDQPFRLNWASFSTGDRRSDASSDYSIFVGDLASDVTDVTLQETFASKYPSVKGAKVVIDANTGRSKGYGFVRFGNEDEKTLAMTEMNGIYCSTRPMRIGPATPRKSSGVSGSNGLSAQSDGDLTNTTVFVGGLDPNVNEDDLNQTFSQYGEIASVKIPVGKQCGFVQFVQRNNAEEALQRLNGTVIGKQTVRLSWGRNPANKQFRSDSSNQWNGMYYGGPFYNGYMYAAPVPDPSMYAAYGTYSFHGNQQQILLTDM